Below is a window of Gimesia chilikensis DNA.
GAGCGTCAATGATTACTGAGACGGGGAATTTCTCTCTATTCTGGCTGATGAATATTTCTGGATGTCATCGACTTAGAGTCGTTGTGCTTCAGCCTGCTCTTTGTTAGAGGCAGACATTGTGATCAGGGCCTCCTGAAATGAAACGCCCGGAAGCTGTGTTTCATAACAGAGAGGATACTCACGGATGATCGTATGATACCTGGACCGAACGAGTGGAGGATCAAATCGTTCAACAGTGGAATATGTTCGCAGACAACCGAATTCGATTATGGAGATAAGAGATGCGATACTTCTACGTTGACGATGACAATTACCTGGTTACCTTACACTCCTTTGATGCCAGGCAGGATCAGCACGGCTCAACCTTTTATCCATCGCAAGCCAATAAAGAGTTTCAGCGTGGTCGTCCTCAGCTGAGTACCTTCCGTATGACAACCAGTTCCCGTATCCAGGAAGGAGATGCATTTATGGTGACAGATGAAGAATTCAATGTGTATGAATGCATCAGTTGTAAAGTCTTTTCGCTGAATGGTAAATCAATCGTCAGCGGAATGATTTTCACCAGTTGGAAAGTGAATTCGGAAGACCAGCCTTCAGCTCGAGAGAAAATGGAGTCGGCACTGAGAACTTAAGCAGTCCCTGTTATCTGCGCTTGAATATTTTCCCCGATGATGCCCCATTAATGAGGCCTGCATTATCAGTCAGAGACTGGCAGGCATATCTTATTCGCTGCCATTTTCAAAAACACCTGTCTCAGACCCTGATCTTGCGTGCCTCTGAAGTAAGCCCGCAAGACTGAGAATCTTCTGTATTCCGGATCGCTGAAATTCGGAAGCGACTTTCGGGCAGTGCCGGCATGCGAGAGAAATCGAGTTCCAGATTCTGCCGAGGCACTTCATATTGAACCTCGCGTATCAGAAATTCAGCGGTCCGTAGCATGAGATTGACCGCGACATCCTCGCCGGGACAGCGATGACCGGAGCGTACATCTCCCCCGCCCTGTGGAATGAAATCAAAGGGAGACACGTTATGCTGCAGAAAACGTTCCGGTTCAAAGTGTTCCGGTTTGTTCCAGATCCGCCGGTCATGGTTCGTGCCATACAGATCGAGCAGGACACGTCGGCCCCGGGGAAATGCATGTCCCTGCCACTCAAAGTATTTCCTCACGCGGGCCGCAGTCAGTGGAAAGAAGGGATAAAAGCGTCGCACTTCCTGGACGAAAGGCAGCGCGTACCTGCCGAAGTCTGAGCGCAGTAACTTCCGGCTGTGTGGATGCTGTTGTAAGGCATGCGCGACGAACGTGAGGTAGACCGAAACCGCAACCACCGGGCGCAGCACATTCAACAGTTCGACTGCAGCGACCTCGGGTGGCAGGAGTTGCTGATCCAGATCGCGGTGCCAGGCAATGATCGAGGCGGGACTCTTCTCGCCAACCGTCAGCTGTCGGTCCCGGATCTGCTGAATCAGGCCCGTGATCCACTGATTGGCATTCCGACGGGCCCGTCGTGATCTAAAGTGACCGAGGCCAGGATTTGCGGCCTGGTCAAAAAGGAGCGTCAGTTGTCTGGTACGGAGCCCGATTTCTGACTCAGACAACGGGACTCCTGCCCAGTGACAGACGGCGATGGTGAGCAGACGCTGAAATTCAGCATACAGAATCACTTCCGGCATGCATTCCCAGCGCGCAACAGCCGCATTGAGTTCAGCGGCGAAGAGTTGTGTCAGGTCATTGATTTGATCGGATTTGAGGATGGAGACAAACATCTGCTTGCGATGCCGGTGTGCTTCCTCATCCAGTCCCTGGACTCCTTTCTGCCCAAACAGGGTTTTTATGGCAAACTTCGGTGCTGCCCCAACCCGGGTGAAACGGTCTGTATCGTAGAAAATCCGTGCCGCGTCTTCTCCCCGTAAACAGATCGTTTTCTGTAACAGGAGTCGCGTCTCAAACAGATCGACCTCGTGTTGCTCGCATGTGCGAGAGATGAAGCGATATGGGTCCCGGATGAAAGCTAAAGTACTCTCAATTTGTTTCAATCGGTGCATTTGTCTGGTTCCCTGTTCCCGTAAGTGAGCTAGCTGAATCCTGTGACACAGGATTCACACGTTTGTATTTCCCGATATTTTCCTGACAAAGCCTCATAAGCCAGCGGGTCTGAGCACCAATTTCCCACAGAAGCTCTCCTGCTCCAATTGCTGATGTGCTCGAGTTGCTTCCTCAAAAGGATAGACATCAGCCAATCTGACTTCCAGATCCCCTGCGCACCAGAGTTGTACCAGTTCCGCCAGGTCCTCCTGCTTCGGACGGGCGAGCATAACATGGCTCTGTTCTGAAAGCGGCCAGGTAATCAGCGAGACAGAAATACCACGGAGTCCTGGCTCTGTAGTGACATAATGTCCGCTTTCGCGGAGTACATTTTTAACCTGAAAAAAGGAGCGTTTCCCTGCTACATCGAAGATCAGATCCCAAGTCTCGTCAGCGTTGGTGAAGCTTTCCTGTTGGTAGTCGATGAATTCACAGGCGCCGAGTGAGCGGACATAGTCTTCATGAGGACCACTGGCGACTGCGGTCACGTGTGCACCGTAGGCCACGGCAATCTGCACCGCGAAGGCACCGACTCCCCCACTGGCCCCGTTTATTAATACACGATCACCCGGTTTCAATTGTCCATAATCCTTGAGCGACTGCAGAGCCGTCGAACCAGCCAGGGGGAGCACAGCAGCTTCTTCAAAAGTAAGGTTATCGGGTATTTTTACCACACAGCCGGAGGAGCAGACTGCGTATTCGGCATAAGCGCCGCCATAGATATGGTCCAGGAAGGCGAGCACCCGATCCCCGGGTTTCAGCCTCTGGTGATCGTCTGATTCGAGTACAGTCCCACTGACATCGTATCCCGGAATTCTCGGGAAGCGCCCCGGCATAAGCCATTTCATTTCCCCCTTCCGCAGGCGAGCATCGACCGGATTGACGCCTGCCGCAGCCACTTGAATCAACACTTGGCCGTCATCTGAGACAGGTACTTCTTCCTCAGTCAGGGATAACACTTCCGGAGGTCCATAAATATTATAGGTGACCGCCTGCATTGGATAGCTCCTCTGTGATGTTTCTTCGAGTGATGCTTCCGTGACTGTTTCTACGATAACACACAATGAGTTTCACTCCCCCCGAATAGTGCATATCGTGTACCGAAGTCAGCATTTCCTCCTGGTTCTGGGATTGTTTTGTGACGGTTGTCACAGGTGCCGGTGATACATCGGACAGACAACCCCGAAAAGACCTGCTTTCTTGTGGAGCGAGGTTGCCCTGTCAGAATGTCGCATCTCAAATTACTTTCCACGCAGTTATCTACTTTCCATGCAGGTGACAAGGGGATATACCGATTATTGAGCACGGCCTGCTGCAGCAGGATGCCGACACCTCTAACAACGATCTCAACTGGACGATCTGCAAGCAGTCCGGTCTCCCGGCATTCAATTCAATTATGGTTTATGTGAGTGACCAGGACCTTTCTCTCAATCATCCGCAGTGTTCCCAATTGAGTTAAACGCTACCGGGTAGGACGCATGCGCCACGGAGCGGGAACAGTTCTCAACAGCGACAATGAATTTTGACGGAGTTGGCACATCTTCTGCAGCCTGCTTCGCGGAAGATTTGAAACGCTGTTTGTGGAATCATCTGGTTGCCAGACAGCCAGTCGACAAGCTGCTGAGTAATCACAGACCGCGGCTTGATGCATCTGGATTAGCGTTTCATAAGGAGAGTTTAATACTCTCGGACAGGCGGGCGCAACTATCAATGTTTCTCAGCCTCATGATGCGCTTTTTCTGCGGTTGATCATCAATTCTATGCCTTCAGTTATTGAAGTGCTTTTAGAAAAGAACCTTAAACACATCGGGCCTTCTGCTCCGTTGTCTGCGGTCAGCAGAACCAAGTTCGAATTTGATCTTGAACACTTCAAGATCATACACCTCTATTAACCAGGAGTTAATCTATGAAACCCGTCACTCTTTTCACGGTCGCTGTCGCGTTCTGCGCAAGTACTCTCTTCTACCATTCAGGCGTTGAAGCGAACGACAACCCCCAGGACAATCCCAAACTGGAAAAACAGACGCAGAAAGAACTGAGGCAGAACAACAAAGCGAAAATGAAACATGACAAGAAAGGGATGTTTACGCGTGCCAGTCAACTGATGGGCGTGAACATTACCAATCAGAAAAACAATGAGGTCGGAGAAATCGAAGACCTGGTTCTGAGCACTCCTTCAGGCGATATCCGCTATGCAGCCGTGACCTACGGCGGATTCCTGGGAATTGGCGATAAGATGTTTGCCGTCCCGATTGAAGCGTTCAGGATCAAACATAAAGGCAAAGATAACGAACTTAACGTGCACCTGAATGTAACCGAAAAACAGCTGGAAGGCGAAACCGGTTTCAACCAGGACAACTGGCCGAATTTTGCGGATCAAGAATTCGTGAGCGCACTGGACCAGCGCTATAAAGTGAATGGGAAAGTCCGTAAAGAGAAAAAATCAGACAAGGATCTGGCGGACAATAAGATGTCTGACCAAGTGATTCGTCTGAGTCAGTTGATGGATCACGAGATTCAGAATACGCAAAACCAGTCCGTCGGTGAGGTCAGTGAAATCGTGCTGGACACCACACATCACAAGGCCCGCTATTTTGTCGTCAGCTTTAACGATGAGTTGGGCGAGAAGGACAAGCTGTATGCCGTTCCCTTCCAGGCGTTCATGATCAAGACGGATACCCCTGAAAAGAATGAACATAAACTGTTTTTGAACGTGACCAAAGAACAGTTGCAGGGGACTCGCGGATTTACAGAAGACAACTGGCCTGATTTTACCGACGCCCAGTTCCGTAAAAGTCTGGAGCATCAGTTCCTGCTGGACAGTGATGTCAAAAAACGTCCGAAGAAAGAACTCGGAACCTGATCCTGAATAGCTGAGGGATTAGAGAATCTGATTTTCTGCTGACGCTGCAGTCTGCTTATTGTGGGCTGCAGCGTTTTTTTTATCCATGCAGAACGACTTCAGATCTGGCCCCCGCAACTCCGGGGAGAGATGCGCTGCCGATTGTTCAGCTGCGCAGTCTGCTGGCATTCTGGTATGATCGTGCTTTGTGAGATTCATAAGGTGACCTCTCTGTTTCGAGAGAGTACCTGGATTCTCGCAGGCGGAGCACCGGCAGTGTTCTGGGATATCATGCTCAGGGGCGCGGGGGAGTCAAGTGTGATGCAGGGATGAAATCTTCCGAATATGCAGTGAAAGGGATGTGAGTATGCGACGAAATGCGTTGAGTGTGCTGCGAAATGATTTGAAATCTTACGAGACAGAGGGAACCGATGTCGGTTGTTCCAGTGAAAATCGGGAAAATTCGACGCGGATTCAGGTGAACCTGGCGCGTCTGTGGTCGCTGTTCCAGTGCACGCATCACCCGCCTCGCGCGCGAAGCACAATTTCACAAGATATGATTCCGCCAGGTGCGGATCAAGTTCGGTTTGTGCAGTGAAAACAGGTGAAGACCAGTGCTGATAATAATGAAGTCGGATCTGGTCAGGAGTGGAGCCGGAATGAGGAACAGAAAATGCGGCAGCGGAGCGCAACAAAAAACGCTGAACCGGCGAAAGCGATTCAGCGTTTTAAAGTTCAGATTGAAAGCGGAGAGGGAGGGATTCGAACCCTCGGTACCTTGCGGCACGCCGGTTTTCAAGACCGGTGCATTCGGCCACTCTGCCACCTCTCCAGAAGCCCGAAATAGCTGTAAGGCATGGGCTTCGGTCGAAGTATATATTGTGTAAGTCTGCTTGTAAAGTCACATTTATCGCCCTGAGACGGGATGCAGGCGGGATGAGGAACATTGATTCCTGCTGTAACGGTTTTTTCAATTCTGTTTTGGTGATCCTGAGGTGAAAACCCTGTTTTCAAGCTGTTCTGACTCTCTGTTCCGACTAAAACGGGCTATGATCTTCCGAGAAATTCAGTACGCTGGAGCGTGTTTTACCCAAGACCATCTACAGAAAATAAGGATTGCTACCATGGCGGCACGCGGTAAAGTGCACCTGAATATGATCGTCACCAAAACGGGAGACGCGGGAGAAACGTATATCAACGATGGCTCGCGGGTGCCTAAGGCATCGAAGCGGATTCAGGCACTGGCGGTGGTGGAACAGATTGCTGTCAAACTGGGGTATTTTATTTTCGCCTGCGACCAGGATGTGCTGCACCTTCCATTGGCGGAAGATGTGACCTGTCAGCTGAACCTGACCGAACTGGCACATTCATTTCAACAGGAGATGTATGATCTGGGTTCGGATTTGAGCACTCCGTTCAAGGAGGGCGAGACCGCAGGCCGCTTTCCATTGGAGAAGGTAGAAGAAATCACCGCGCTGATCGGAGAACTGACGCCGATTCTGGAGCCGCTGGATTCGTTTATCCTGCCACAGGGGAGCCTGCGGGTGTTGATCTCACATGATATTCGCACAATGGTCCGTGAAGCGGAGCTCAAAGTCTGGGAAATCGAAGACCCCGTGAACCCGGCCGTGTGTCAGTACCTGAATCGACTCTCCGATTTCTGGTTTGTGTTCAGCCGGATTCTACAATACGAAGAACAGCGGTCAGACGAGATCGAAATCAAGCTCTGGGAACCGAATCAGCAGCATCCGCGCGGCGTGACGATTCGCAAAGCGTGATCAGTTTCCGTTCTCATCCAGCAGGACGGGACGCAGCCAGCGGGAGAGTTCGTCGTGCGACATCTGCTTCCGTTCGGCCAGCGATTCCAGCTGGTCCCTGTCGATCTTGCCGACGTGGAAATAACGGGATTCCGGATAGGAGAGATACCAGCCCGAAACGGCGGCAGCCGGGGTCATCGCGAAGTGATCAGTGAGGCTCACGCCGATTTCAGGTGTGGCATTGAGCATCTTGAACAGCGTGTCCTTTTCAGTATGATCGGGACAGGCCGGATAGCCGGGAGCGGGACGGATTCCCGTGTACTGTTCCTTGATCAGAGCTTCATTGTCGAGCGTTTCTGAGGCAGCATAGCCCCAGAACTCCTTGCGGACCCTTTCGTGCAGATGCTCTGCAAACGCTTCTGCCAGACGGTCAGCGAGGGCCTTTACCATGATACTGTTGTAGTCATCGTGGTCTTCCTGATACTTCCGGGCGATTTCTTCGGCCCCGATACCGGCGGTGACGACGAAGCCGCCGATATAGTCGATTTTCCCACTCTCTTTCGGAGCGACGAAGTCCGCGAGGGACATCAGCGGTGCTTCTTCCTGTCCCCGCTTACGGATCTGCTGGCGGATGTGATGCAGGCGGGCAACGGTGTGCTCGCGGTCGGTGTTATCGTAGACTTCGATGTCATCGCCGTTGACGCGGTTAGCGGGCCAGAAGCCGATAACGGCGCGCGCGGTGAGCAGTTTTTCGTCGATAATCTTCTGCAGCATCGCCTGTGCACTCTTGAACAGGTCGCGGGCGGCTTCGCCGATGATTTCGTCTTCCAGAATTCGCGGATACTTGCCGACCAGATCCCAGCTGATGAAGAAGGGAGTCCAGTCGATGTACTTCACCAGATCTTCCAGCGGGTAATTGTCGAGCACCTGAGTGCCTGTAAAGCCGGGAGTGGGTGGCGTGTAGTTAGCCCAGTCGATCTGCAGGCCCTGTTTAACGGCTTCCGCATAAGGGACTGGCGCACCCTGCGGTTTACGATTAGCGACCCGCTCGCGGACCTCAGCATACTCCTCTTTAATTCCTTTGACATACTTGGCGTGATGCTCATCCGAGAGCAGCGAACTGGCGACACCGACGGCCCGGGAAGCGTCGGGTACGTAGACGACCTGATTGCGTTTGTACTGCGGTTCAATCTTGACCGCGGTATGTGCCTTGGACGTGGTAGCACCGCCGATCAACAGGGGAAGATCCATCTCCAGCCGTTCCATTTCACAGGCCACGGTGACCATTTCGTCGAGAGACGGAGTAATCAGGCCCGACAGGCCGATGATGTCACACTCTTTTTCACGTGCGGTCTGCAGAATGGTTTCACAGGGGACCATCACGCCAAGATCGATAACTTCGAAGTTATTACACTGCAGGACGACGCCGACGATATTCTTGCCGATATCGTGGACGTCCCCCTTCACGGTTGCCATCAGGATGCGACCGTTGGTCTTACTGGATTCCGTTTTTTCCTCTTCGATGTAGGGCTGCAGATAGGCGACGGCCTGCTTCATCACGCGGGCCGATTTCACCACCTGCGGGAGAAACATCTTGCCTGCCCCGAAGAGATCGCCGACGACATTCATGCCGTCCATCAGCGGACCTTCGATGACATCCAGCGGACGGGGCAACTGCTGACGGGCTTCTTCGGAATCTTCGATGATATAAGTGGAGATCCCCTTCACCAGTGCGTGCGCAATGCGTTCGGTTACCGGCAGTTCGCGCCAGGTGAGGTCCTCAGTGGAGGTCCCACCAGTTTTGCCATCACCTCGGTATTTTTCGGCGATTTCCAGCAGGGCCTCGGTGGCGTTGGAATTCCGGTTCAGGATCACATCCTCAACCTTCTCCTTGAGCTCTGCGGGCAGGTCGTCGTAAACGGCCAGCTGGCTGGCATTCACGATCCCCATATTCATACCGACCTGAATGGCGTGATAGAGAAAGACCGAGTGAATGGCTTCACGAACCGGATTATTACCCCGGAAAGAGAATGAAACGTTGGAGACCCCCCCGGAAATACTCACATGAGGCAGGTTCTTATGGATCCAGTCGGTTGCTTCGATGAAGTCGACGGCGTAGTTGTTATGCTCGTCGATCCCGGTGGCGACGGCGAAGATATTCGGATCGAAAATGATATCCTGCGGTGCGAAATCGAGCTTGTCTAACAACAGTCGATACGATCGTTCGCAGATTTCAATCTTGCGTTGTTTGGTATCGGCTTGCCCGTCTTCGTCGAAAGCCATGATGACCACAGCAGCCCCGTAGCGCTGACAGAGGCGGGCCTTGTCCAGAAACTCTGCTTCCCCTTCTTTAAGGCTGATCGAGTTGACAATCGGTTTGCCCTGAATGCATTTCAGACCGGCTTCGATGACTTCCCACTTGGAAGAGTCGACCATGACGGGAACCCGGGCGATTTCCGGTTCGGTTGCGACCAGATTCAGGAATGAGGTCATCGCAGCCACGGCATCAAGCATGCCTTCGTCCATGTTGACATCCATGATGTCAGCACCGTTCTGGACCTGCTGCAGGGCGACTTCCAGAGCTGTATCGTAATCGGACTCCTTGATCAAACGCTTGAACCGGGCCGAACCGGTGACATTACAGCGTTCGCCCACATTCGTGAACAGACTCTCTTTGGTGATGTTCAACGGCTCCAGACCGGAAAGCCGGAGTGCGGGTTCGATTTCGGGAATCTTGCGGGGGGACTTCCCTTCCATCGCCTGTGCAATGGCTTTGATGTGAGCGGGCGTCGTACCACAACAGCCACCGAGGATGTTCAGAAAGCCGCTGGTAGCGAATTCGTCGACGATGGCAGCCATTTCGGAGGCGCTCTGATCGTACTCACCGAATTCGTTCGGCAGTCCGGCATTGGGGTGCGCTGAAACGTAAGTATCCGCGACGCGCGACAGCTCTTTCACGTACTGTCTGAGCTCCTGAGCTCCCAGAGCACAGTTCAGACCGATCGAGAACGGGCGGGCATGTGCCAGCGAGTTCCAGAAGGCTTCGGTCGTCTGCCCCGATAATGTCCGTCCCGAGGCATCCGTGATCGTCCCGGAGATCATGATGGGCAGTTCAATGTTTTCCCGCTCGAAGTACGTGTGAACTGCAAAGACGGCTGCTTTCGCATTCAGCGTATCAAAGATGGTCTCGATCAGGAGCAGATCGGTGCCCCCTTTGACCAGTCCGTCGATTGATTCAAGGTAGTTCTCGACCAGCTCATCGTAGGTGACATTGCGGGCACCCGGATCGTTCACATCGGGAGAAATCGAGCAGGTGCGGCTGGTGGGGCCCAGAATCCCCGCGACCCAGCGTGGTTTCTCCGGATTAGCGGCTGTGAATTCGTCAGCCACTTCGCGGGCCAGTTTCGCTGACTCAAAGTTGAGTTCGTAGACCAGCTCCTCCATCTCGTAGTCGCTCTGCGAGAGACGGGTTGCGTTAAATGTATTGGCCTCAATGATGTCCGCGCCGGCCTCAAGGTATTCACGATGGATTTCGCGGATGATGTCCGGCTGAGTCAACGACAGGAGATCGTTGTTACCTGCGATATCCATGTGGTAATCAGCGAACCGTTTGCCCCGATAATCGGCTTCCTTGAGCTTATGGTTCTGGATCATCGTCCCCATCGCCCCGTCCAGAATCAGAATTCGTTGCAGGACAGCGGCATAAAGGGCTTCGATACGAGCGGCACGGTCGGACATACTTCTAAAAACCTGTACTTTTCACTGATGTTGGGAATGCGACGTGAGAGATCACGGTTTCCGGCAGTATCCATCACCGGAATACGCTGTAAATTACGACACCCCGCACCTCACTGACACAAAATCAGGGGTTCAGGGTGCGCAATAACAGCCGGCATTCTAACAGATCAGTACAAAAGAAATACAGCAGGCCCGCGGCTTATTTCGCGGTCCCTTTTAAATCTTTTGTCGGCTCGGCGCCAATCGTGCCTCTCAACTCTTCCAGGTAAGCAGGGGAACTGACGTGAGCCAGTTGCTCCTCGACCCATTTACGCCGTTCAGGGATCTGCAAACGCACAAGTTCCCGGTCGTAACCAGGTTGTACGCTGAACTGATCCAGGTATTCCAAGTGCCGTTTGAGCAAGTCAGATTCCCGCTCCTGGCGTGCGGCCAGTCGCTCCTGGTACCAGTCGCTCTGCAGCAGGTTCTCCCGGGTAAACAGATCACGGACTTCCTTATCATGGATGGTATGACCCTGCCAGTTGCCGTGTGCCATGATCGACAGAATCGCCTGTAGCGGAGGACAGGCCTCTTCATAGCCACCATCTTCGAAGTACTGTAGAGCCACACGCTGCTGTGCTTCAGCGATATGCTGGATACCATCGACGAAGGATTCCAGGTCCTGCTTTTCAGGTTTGAGAATCGTTTCATCAAATACGGAGGCAGGGTTATCAAAGACACGACCAAAGAAGCGAAGCAGGAACTTGTATGTGATGCGATATCCAAGCCGGCTGGCAGGAATCTGCACACCTTCATGCTCAAAGTCTTTGATCGGTTCCAGCAGTCCTTCCCGAATGAGGAATTCAGGCGAACGTTCTTCTGGTGACATGCGGCACCAGATTTCCGGAATCAGCAGACTGATGTCATGATCGACCCGCACATTGGGACCGATGTGACCTGCTGCCGTAGAGAAGCCTGAATAGCCTGTCAGAATATAACCCACCAGGGCGCTGTTGAGGTCTGCGGAAGGACGCAGTGCGTTGAACGGCCCCTTGGTCAATGCCCCTTCACTACCGGCCCCGGTTGTGGAGGGACTCTTTCCGGTCAGAGAGCAGACAAAGTCCATGAACAGCTCAGGGAGTTCCTGATAATGAATGGGCGAATAAACGGCCAGACTGCGGATGCCCTTCTCTTTTTCCGGAGGATTATTCCGGCGACCGACCATGACGGCATTCACCGGGTTGTGTACCGGTTGATCTGCCGGGATCGCCCGGAAGAGGCGTGTCGCCATTTTAGCCACATAGGTATTGAACGGCTTGACCAGGTCGGGACGGGTCTGCAGATACCGTGGGTTTTTGGTCGGCTTACCATCGATCTGTCGTGGGTTGGCCGAACAGACAACGTAACTGCTGTTAGATTCTTCCGCAGATCGCAACATGTCCTGCATGGGTGGGCTGAACGCGTCGAAATCGACGACGTACTTGCTCATCTCACGAACCTGGTCGATGCTCAGCGGTTCGAAGTTGGAGATGAAATTCCCCGGCTTGCTGAGATCCAGTTCGGTCTGTTTATCGAGACCACGCACAATCGCATCGTCGGGCCGCTGGAACAGACGGTATTCACTGTTGATCACAAACTTGCAGCTCTCGCTGGTCTCCCCTTCCGCCAGGTAAGGCAGATCGCGGGACGGCACGATGACTGACGCACTGATATCGTCTTCCGTCTGAATCTTCAGCGAAGCGATAAAGTCCTGGCGTACCTTGAATGTCCGCCAGCCTGTCAGCGAAAACAGGCCTACTCGCAGATAGGTTCCGACCAGTTTCCGCTCACGGTATTTCAGTTCATGGCCGTGAGTGCCGTTAACAATATCCACGCCAAAGTGACTATCCCAGTCTTCGCCCCAACTGGGCCAGTAAATTCGCTTGATGATGAAGACCAGGGCCAGAATATGATCAGGAATCGAATTCAGCCACTCGTTGAACTCGGGAGTATAAGCCGGGGAAGGAGTGAGCAGTTTGATCACACTTCCCAGCGAGCGATGCAGATCAAGCACGCCTCGGCTCGGTTTCAGATCAGGGTGTCCTTCCGGCAGTGGCTCAAGCCAGCGATCGGAATAATCCTTCTCGATGATTTCGCGAACGGCTTCCATGTCTTTCTCATAATTGGAGACAAACACGGGGCCATAGAGCATGTAGTCCTGAATCGATTTACTGATTTCACTTTTACCGCCACCGGACACCGTACACGGTTTGTGGCAGAAAATCCCCTCCCCGGTGGTACCCACGATTCTCCAGGAAGGAGCAGCGGGGTGTTTCTCCATCCGTAGATGGTAGCCGGAGGGCGCCATATAGACCTGACCGGGTAACAGCGGAATGGAATGCTCTTTGCCCCCCCGGGTCCAGCGAATGCACTGTTCCGGCAGGCTGGCGTAGGCATCTTCCGGGATGTAAACCAGTTCCGGATAGACACTGTCAATGCCGTATCCCTCAGGCTGTCCTTCGATATGATCGCCGTAATCCTGGATCACATCGTCAAAGGTGCGTCCATTGTAGCGTACGCTGTTAACCTGGAAGCCTTCACCCAGGTTGTAGCTGGGATACGCCATGGTTCCGCCCGCGTGTTCTTCCTCAGCGTTACCGAACAGATTGGCCGAGTAGCTGATCTGCGTTTTGACCTCTTTCTTGCAGTAACCAAAATAGTTATCTGCAATCAGAGTTACGATCACACCCTCTTCGGTACGGCAAGTCAGTTTAAACGCCATGCCGTCGTTGTAGAATTCGTCTTCGGTTTTCCAGCACATACTGTCGCGCTGCTGACGCTCAGTGGCATCATCCCAGTGAGGCAAACCGAGTTCTTTCTT
It encodes the following:
- a CDS encoding cytochrome P450, producing the protein MHRLKQIESTLAFIRDPYRFISRTCEQHEVDLFETRLLLQKTICLRGEDAARIFYDTDRFTRVGAAPKFAIKTLFGQKGVQGLDEEAHRHRKQMFVSILKSDQINDLTQLFAAELNAAVARWECMPEVILYAEFQRLLTIAVCHWAGVPLSESEIGLRTRQLTLLFDQAANPGLGHFRSRRARRNANQWITGLIQQIRDRQLTVGEKSPASIIAWHRDLDQQLLPPEVAAVELLNVLRPVVAVSVYLTFVAHALQQHPHSRKLLRSDFGRYALPFVQEVRRFYPFFPLTAARVRKYFEWQGHAFPRGRRVLLDLYGTNHDRRIWNKPEHFEPERFLQHNVSPFDFIPQGGGDVRSGHRCPGEDVAVNLMLRTAEFLIREVQYEVPRQNLELDFSRMPALPESRFRISAIRNTEDSQSCGLTSEARKIRV
- a CDS encoding NAD(P)-dependent alcohol dehydrogenase is translated as MQAVTYNIYGPPEVLSLTEEEVPVSDDGQVLIQVAAAGVNPVDARLRKGEMKWLMPGRFPRIPGYDVSGTVLESDDHQRLKPGDRVLAFLDHIYGGAYAEYAVCSSGCVVKIPDNLTFEEAAVLPLAGSTALQSLKDYGQLKPGDRVLINGASGGVGAFAVQIAVAYGAHVTAVASGPHEDYVRSLGACEFIDYQQESFTNADETWDLIFDVAGKRSFFQVKNVLRESGHYVTTEPGLRGISVSLITWPLSEQSHVMLARPKQEDLAELVQLWCAGDLEVRLADVYPFEEATRAHQQLEQESFCGKLVLRPAGL
- a CDS encoding PRC-barrel domain-containing protein, producing MKPVTLFTVAVAFCASTLFYHSGVEANDNPQDNPKLEKQTQKELRQNNKAKMKHDKKGMFTRASQLMGVNITNQKNNEVGEIEDLVLSTPSGDIRYAAVTYGGFLGIGDKMFAVPIEAFRIKHKGKDNELNVHLNVTEKQLEGETGFNQDNWPNFADQEFVSALDQRYKVNGKVRKEKKSDKDLADNKMSDQVIRLSQLMDHEIQNTQNQSVGEVSEIVLDTTHHKARYFVVSFNDELGEKDKLYAVPFQAFMIKTDTPEKNEHKLFLNVTKEQLQGTRGFTEDNWPDFTDAQFRKSLEHQFLLDSDVKKRPKKELGT
- a CDS encoding ATP:cob(I)alamin adenosyltransferase; the encoded protein is MAARGKVHLNMIVTKTGDAGETYINDGSRVPKASKRIQALAVVEQIAVKLGYFIFACDQDVLHLPLAEDVTCQLNLTELAHSFQQEMYDLGSDLSTPFKEGETAGRFPLEKVEEITALIGELTPILEPLDSFILPQGSLRVLISHDIRTMVREAELKVWEIEDPVNPAVCQYLNRLSDFWFVFSRILQYEEQRSDEIEIKLWEPNQQHPRGVTIRKA
- the metH gene encoding methionine synthase — its product is MSDRAARIEALYAAVLQRILILDGAMGTMIQNHKLKEADYRGKRFADYHMDIAGNNDLLSLTQPDIIREIHREYLEAGADIIEANTFNATRLSQSDYEMEELVYELNFESAKLAREVADEFTAANPEKPRWVAGILGPTSRTCSISPDVNDPGARNVTYDELVENYLESIDGLVKGGTDLLLIETIFDTLNAKAAVFAVHTYFERENIELPIMISGTITDASGRTLSGQTTEAFWNSLAHARPFSIGLNCALGAQELRQYVKELSRVADTYVSAHPNAGLPNEFGEYDQSASEMAAIVDEFATSGFLNILGGCCGTTPAHIKAIAQAMEGKSPRKIPEIEPALRLSGLEPLNITKESLFTNVGERCNVTGSARFKRLIKESDYDTALEVALQQVQNGADIMDVNMDEGMLDAVAAMTSFLNLVATEPEIARVPVMVDSSKWEVIEAGLKCIQGKPIVNSISLKEGEAEFLDKARLCQRYGAAVVIMAFDEDGQADTKQRKIEICERSYRLLLDKLDFAPQDIIFDPNIFAVATGIDEHNNYAVDFIEATDWIHKNLPHVSISGGVSNVSFSFRGNNPVREAIHSVFLYHAIQVGMNMGIVNASQLAVYDDLPAELKEKVEDVILNRNSNATEALLEIAEKYRGDGKTGGTSTEDLTWRELPVTERIAHALVKGISTYIIEDSEEARQQLPRPLDVIEGPLMDGMNVVGDLFGAGKMFLPQVVKSARVMKQAVAYLQPYIEEEKTESSKTNGRILMATVKGDVHDIGKNIVGVVLQCNNFEVIDLGVMVPCETILQTAREKECDIIGLSGLITPSLDEMVTVACEMERLEMDLPLLIGGATTSKAHTAVKIEPQYKRNQVVYVPDASRAVGVASSLLSDEHHAKYVKGIKEEYAEVRERVANRKPQGAPVPYAEAVKQGLQIDWANYTPPTPGFTGTQVLDNYPLEDLVKYIDWTPFFISWDLVGKYPRILEDEIIGEAARDLFKSAQAMLQKIIDEKLLTARAVIGFWPANRVNGDDIEVYDNTDREHTVARLHHIRQQIRKRGQEEAPLMSLADFVAPKESGKIDYIGGFVVTAGIGAEEIARKYQEDHDDYNSIMVKALADRLAEAFAEHLHERVRKEFWGYAASETLDNEALIKEQYTGIRPAPGYPACPDHTEKDTLFKMLNATPEIGVSLTDHFAMTPAAAVSGWYLSYPESRYFHVGKIDRDQLESLAERKQMSHDELSRWLRPVLLDENGN